In one window of Arachis ipaensis cultivar K30076 chromosome B06, Araip1.1, whole genome shotgun sequence DNA:
- the LOC107604971 gene encoding 60S acidic ribosomal protein P0 — MAGKVSKAAFDAKMWKLLRDYSQVLVVTSDNVGSNQINGIRRGLKGDSVVVMGKNSMMRRSFTLQAQRTGNKSFLNLIPLLRGNVALIFTKGDMKEVSNEVAKFKVVDPLLMCPKYLSYESYRNCSYMQSGQLPLGLKCCNQQSSQDSEPFLVCSKFTPHQHCFMQRSKQFLAMSVWSPLLLLAGSL, encoded by the exons ATGGCGGGGAAGGTGTCGAAGGCGGCCTTCGACGCTAAGATGTGGAAACTACTGAGGGACTACAGCCAGGTCCTGGTGGTTACCTCCGATAACGTCGGTTCCAACCAGATAAACGGCATTCGGAGGGGTTTGAAGGGCGATTCTGTGGTCGTGATGGGTAAGAACTCCATGATGAGACGCTCTTTCACGCTCCAAGCTCAGAGGACTGGAAACAAGTCTTTTCTCAACCTTATCCCTCTTCTTAGG GGAAATGTGGCTTTGATTTTCACGAAAGGGGATATGAAGGAGGTTAGCAATGAGGTTGCCAAGTTCAAG GTTGTTGATCCTCTTCTCATGTGCCCCAAGTACTTATCATATGAATCGTACCGCAATTGTTCCTACATGCAATCTGGACAGTTACCTTTGGGCCTCAAGTGTTGTAATCAGCAGTCGTCGCAGGATTCGGAGCCCTTTCTTGTATGCTCAAAATTCACTCCGCACCAGCATTGTTTCATGCAGAGATCAAAACAGTTCTTGGCAATGAGTGTATGGTCTCCTCTTCTCCTTTTAGCTGGGAGCTTGTGA